The genomic interval AATTCAGCTGGCCGGACTGATCGATCAACTCAAGCTCCGGCTTATCCACAATTACCAGGATTACAAGAACACCTTGCAAAATCTGGCTCAAAGCCACGCCATTACCACCAAAAACAACCTGTTGTACTCCAAAGCGCTGGCCTCCAAGAATGATTTGGCCATTATGGCGGCAGGGTCCGCCTATTATCAGTCTCTGCTGAGTGAAACCGCCTTGCGGCAAAAGGCCAAGCTAAACCGGCTACAACTGGAGCGACTGGCTGGCCCGGAAGCGGTCCAGCGACTGGAGTTGGCCGTACACGTGCCAGAGTCCGCAGCCACAGCCCTAAGCACCCCGACCATTGAACCGGCCAGCCTGAACATAAAAGAACTGAAGCGTGAGGAATTCATTGGCCCCTCTCCCATGGAAAGCGTGCTGCAAAGCAGCACAGCCAAAACCGGCGAGCTTATTGGCCCCGAACTACCGCCAGCCAAAGTGCGCATGCCCAAGCAAAACACCCGTAAAAAACCACAAAACAACGAACCGCTCCAGCCCATGGAAATTGGGCCACAACTCAATGAAAGTGACGCCCATCACACGCTGGAACTCCCCAAGGCCATTTCGCTGATTGAGGATCACGCCCAAACAGGAGAGATTGGACTGCAATGAACGGGCACCCAGCCTCACAACCCAAACACTGGCTCATTCACAGCCTGCTCCTGTTGTGCCTGACACAGGGCAACATTGTACAAGCCGCCAAACCCGCACAGCCTGAAGCCAAGAAAACCACGGCCTCTCCCACCGGCAGCGCGGCGGCCAATAAACCCAAGCCCGCCTCCCATCGAAAAGAGCCCAAACCGGTTATTGATGAGGAAACCCATAAAAGCATTACAGAAGCGGCACTGAAACTGGATCAGGAAGTCCGCAAGCAGATGAATCAAACGGCGGACTCGATTCAGCGAGAAGATCAGGGTATTTACAATGAAGTGCGGGATGATGAAGAGTTGGCCCTGACCGATATTGGCATGCTGTGGGAAGCCGCCGTGGAACGCAGCGGAACCATTCGCTACGCCATAGAAAAACTCTCTCGCCGAGATGCCACCGGTAAACCCGTGGAAGCCGATAACTTCTCCAAACGCATGATCGGCAGTCTGGTACACCTGGGCGGCGTGGCAGGCAGCATGTGGACCGGCACTCCCGCCGGACTGATTGGCTCAGGTATGATTCAGGACATGATGGCCGGGAACCCTTCCGACTCCGCACTGTCCAGAGTAACCGACGCCGACATGGTCATTTTGGCCAAAGAGGTCGAGGAATTACAAAGCCAGCTCATCACCCTATATTACAACTATAAACACGCCAAGGAGCGCTTGGCACTGGCCAAAGAGGCTGAGCAGATGATTGAAAAGCACGGCAATCAGGCCGAAAGCAGCAACAATACCACAGAGGCGCTCAAGCCACTCATGCAATCCCTTGTTGAATCGGCCAGACAGGAAGTGCAAACCGCGGAACAAAATTACAACAGCAGCCGGGTGGCCCTCAGCGGACTCGTCGGCCCTGCCGCCATTTCTGCCTTGGAGCAGACTTCAAAAAAGAGTGCAAGCACCAAACTGTAAGCTCACAAAACCAGAATCAACCAGAATACAAAAAGAGGTCAATACTGACCTCTTTTTAAATTATTCAAAAACCACCTGAGAATGCGACAGCTTACTCAGCAGCGGCTGCTTTGGCCTTCTCGGCGGCTTTCTTGGAGAGCTTGTCACGCTTGACCACTTCCAGCTTGATCAGGTTGCCATTGTCATCGGCTTTCTCGATCAGCTTTTTAGCGGTGTCGCTGGGTTGAGCGCCTTTACGGATCCAGTCCATAGCGGCTTGCTTGTCCAGTTTCAACTCTTTGGAGATTGGATTGTAATACCCCAACTCAGACAAAGGCGCGCCATCCCGGCGATTACGAATATCAGTAACCACAATCCGGTAGAAGGGACGGTGTTTGCGACCCTGACGCTTCAAACGAATCTTAACCATAAATCGGGGAATCTCCTAGTTATACACGTGGACACACTATTTAAGGTACATTTGTAGCACAAAGATGTTTTGAGTTACAAGCGACTTTTTCTTTGGTTGCGCAGGGCATTCAGAAACACCAGATTTCCAATGGCCACATAGGTCAGGAACAGAATGGAAATGGTGTTGATCATCCAGGTATTGTGACCGTCGCTGATAAATCCAGCAGTCCAGGCGTGGCCGTTCTCAGCGGTCACCAAACCATAAATGGACAACAGCAGCATGTAAGCCCCCAGCAAGTGAGGAACCAGACACACAATGGCCACCGCCACCAGAAACTCAACAATCAACAACAAGCCATAACCACCCCAAACCACATCCGATGCGCTGAAGTAGTTGTGCATCATGCCGGACAGGGTCAGTGGAATGGCGTTCATTAACAGAAAACAAGAAGCTGGCAAAATGATGGGCCAAAACTCCTTGAAAAACCACGAAAAACGACCGCCAGCGGTACTGACGTCAAAATGATGCTCTTCGGGATGCTCCGGGTGATTAGACATGATCAATCTCTCCTACTAACTCTCTGCAATAATACCAAAGCTAGCGATCAATAGTATTAGGGCAAAGTAGAAGAGATAAAACCAAACGTATTTGATAAATAGAGAAATATCCTTGCGATCTTCCATTTCAATCTCTTCCTCTGGCTACTTGGCGGCCTTGGCGGTGGACTTTACTTCCGGGGCGGGTAAAGACTTGCAGTCCTCCACAAACTGCCCCACCAGCTCGCTCAGCTTGTCATACTCAACTGCCGATAGCCAGTAGCCTTGCACCCGACGCTTATCCACGCTGGGCTTTAACTTGGGCATGCGTTTGCCAATCAGGCGATCCCGGCAAAACTTGTTACCTTCGCGGTAGTGGCAATCGCCCATACGACAACCCAGGGCAAAAGTACCGTTGGCACCGTTCTTGAGGGCCGTTTCCAGCATAACCGGTTGAATCTGGCCGCTGCAAGGAACGCGGATGATTTTGACAGATGGATGATCCAGCATGTTGCCTTCATCGTCCAGGTGACCTTTAAAGTCCACGCTCCGCTCGCAGACCAGGCCAATCAATTTGGGATTCTCAGTAGTCATCAGCGATTTCCTTATTAAGAAACTGTCAGAGCGGCTTCAATCTCAGCCAGTACATTGTTGGTATCCCGGCGGGGAATTTCAATGGCCTTGAAGGCACAAGCGCCTACACACAGACCACAATTCGCGCAGCGTCCCGGATCCACAACAGCCAACCGCTTGAAGCGGGTGCCATCATTGCCACGATCCACCATCTCGATGGCCTCATAGGGGCAATCATTGTAGCAGAGCGAGCAACCTGTACAGTTTTCACGGGTAACCACAGCAAATTGATCGCGCAGTGCTTTCTTTTGCAGGTAAGGCAGAATCAACAAGCCCACCGGCACCGCAATCACCAGCAACACAACCAGCAAGGGAGCCACGTTGTGAGCCGCAAGATATTGAGGCCAGGCGTACAGCAGGTCAAAGTAGACATTCGGACTGACCGCCGTGAGCAAGGGAGCGGCTGCGGGATCCGACATGTTGGTCAGAACACCCAGCTCCACCGGGAAAGCGGCGGAAAACAGGAACAACACACCGGACAACATGACCACCAGCGCCAAAGGCGGTTCGGAAACCGGGCGGGTAATGCGCAGGTAATGCAGCCACAACATGAACATCATAAACAGCGGAATACCCAGGTGCAGGAACATCATGCGGGTCAGGGTATAGTCGGTAATCATCTTGCCAGCCATCAAGGCTTCAGCCAAAGCGGCTCCCACAAACGGGGTTTTACCCACCAGGTTGAAAGTCATGTTGGCCAAAGTCACAGCCTCCTGATCCCAGATCAGAAGATAGCCGCTCAAACCCACGATGAATGTGATAATCAGCAATACCACGCCGGTTACCCAGGGGACGATCCGGTATTCCCGGTAACGATCAGTGAACCATACCCGAAACATGTGCAAAATCACAAAAATCATCATGCCATCGCTGGCATAACGGTGGATGGAGCGGAACAAGTTACCAAACGGCAACTCGTAGGTAATGTAGCGAACGGACGCATAGGCAGTCGCCAGCGTGGGCTGGTAGTAGGCAAACAACAGCAAACCGGAAATAAACAGGGCCCAGATAAAAAAGTTGGGCAAAGCCCCGTGATAGTAAAAAGGATTGTACTTTTGAGAAAAAAGTTTGTTTAAACCTCTCTCAAGCCAAAGTGTGGCATTCTGTAATGGTTCGGTGTACACGGGCTTAACTCCTTTTAGCACGTCTATTGCTTGTTTTTAGGCTCATCCAACGCAGTAGAAATCTCTTCCTGCGCACCTAGCAAAATATAAGAAATACTAACGGCGAATAACACTACCCCGATAGCAAGGCTGTACTGCTGCAAACCGGGCTTGATCACAGCTTCAAACTGCTTGGAAATAGCCAGCGGATTCAGGATCTCCTGAGGATGCCCGCCAACCAGGGTGACCAGCCAGACACTGCCTTCAGCGTTAAACATGACCCATAACCCGAACAATGAGGCAACGGCAATCAGCAGAGCGAGAAAATCTCTCCAATTGTTTTTTGATGAATTCATTGATTCTTTCCTTTTTTCTCAGAAGTGATTCTCAGTAAGAAACCTTTCCGAATCATCCAATCAAATAACTTTACCGGTTTTTGCACGTTACCCTTGTGCTTTTCCTGAACGTAGCTGTCGTAAGCCAGAATGCCAATGGACTGAAACAGAAGCACCATCACCAGCAACCACAAGCCAGCGTTTGGCCAGGTGGGTTCCAGGGTAAAGATTCTAAAGGTCTGAAAGCCCAGCGATGCGATGAAGGTAGCCAAAAGAAAGAAGAACCACCAAGCCATCCTGTTCAAAGGCTTCTGACCTAAATCATACTCCTGCGACAACCGAGGCATCTTAGGCACGGACTCCTTCGGGTTGCAAAGCGCCCAAGCGGGCTTCACGCTGAGCCCGGTCAATCCAGAACAGGAAACCGGCAACCAGCATTTGAACCACGGCAAAGCCAAACCACAACAAGCTCCAGTACAGATTGGAGAAGTTGATGGTAACAGAAGCACCCTGGAACATCATGGCAAACCAGGCCTCCAGGCTATGGCCGCCAAAAGCGCCCGCCAACTTGGTGTTTTCCACTACCAAATGCCAGAAGATGAGATAAAAAGTACTGGTCACCAGGTTAAAGAGAACCCACACCGTCATTGGCAAACGCTGCTTGTACATGGCCCAGTGCCAGAACTGGCCAATGGTGATCATGCCAATCAGGTGCGCGAACCAGTAAGGGGGATCCGTTTCAATGTTGGCCATGTTGGCGATGATAAGCATGGAGAAAACCACAAACTCAATCGCCGCCATAATGCCAATGGTGGTGAACAAGGGACGCTTCAGCCAGTTTCTCTCGGGACCAAAATCCAGGAAGGTCAACCCAATGGTCACAAAGGGAATACCCAGAGTCCAGATGGTGGCCCAATAAGGGTCCATGTACTTCAGCAGCTGGTACAGGGCCAAAAAGTACCAGTCAGACAGAATAGGCAAGGGAGTCACCTCCGGGTTGGCCCGTGTGCCAGATTCCGCTGGGAAGATAATGGCAGTGAACACCAGCATGGCAATCACCAAAATAACCAGCGGCTTCTTCAGGTTAATGCGCTTCAAGCGGTTTTTATAGAAATAGATTTCTGAAACAACCAGCAAAATCAGGGATAAGGCGAAGTGCAGGGAGTAGAAGCGGGTCATGGTGGCCTGACCAATGGAACTACCGCCCATCAAAATCTGCGAGGTACTGAATCCCTGGTGCGTGATATTTCCCACCAACTGGGTGACCGCACCAATCATGTTGGGGATCAGCCAGGAGTTTTTATAGTTCGCAAAATCCCACGGCCAGGCCCAGTTCGCTGGCGTGATATCCAGGTAGGTTGGGAAGGTGGCAAAAACCTTGGTCGCCCAGAAGGCACGCTGGTTCCAGATGAGCAGGTAACCACTCAAACCGGAGTACATGGCAATTACCAACAACAAAATACCCAAAATAAAGGTCAGTTCACCCTTGTTTTTGTATTCGGCGGTAAACCACATACGATAGACCCGCAAAGTGGCCGCGATGATCATGGCGTCTCCACTGTACTTGTGCATCCCCCGCAGGATGGAACCCAGGGCGTTGTGAGACAACAAATCCACCGAGTTATAGGCCTGAGCGGTGGTTGGCAAATACAAGGAAACCAGAATGACACCGGAAATGAGGACCAGCACCCAGCACAGATAATAGAGCCCACCCAGCTGATACCAGGGAGACTCCGACTGCAGATCCACCTTGGTTTCGTCGAACAAATCAATCTTCTGTACACGCTCCATGACCCAATTATAGGCCTGGGCAGGAAGCTGTCTGGGATCAAACGTATTCGTGGCTACCATTTACGCAATACCTCCCGCTTCTAGTGCGGTAATAACAAGCTTGGAACCTTGCATGTCATACTGAAAATGACGCGGCGGACGGGGTGCAGGACCGCTTACCACTTTTCCGGCCAGCAATTGACCGCTGACTTCCTGAGATTGCAGCGGATCATAAACGCTCAAGTGGCAGGGGCAAGCAAACATTGGATTCTTGGCGGATGGATAGTTGTATGCCGCTGCCTCGGCCGGATCCGGCAAGAAGTTGAACACGCAACCCATGTGGGGACAAATCCGACTGACCACAATAAAGTCAGGTTTACCGTCCTTGTCTTCCGGCAAGCGAACTACAAAGCCGGGGATTTTACTGGCCTGAAAGTGCTTAAAAGTATACTCTTTGCTCTGCTGGCTGAAAGTAAACGGCTGATAAGACCAGGGGGTAGGGAACATGGACAAATCAAACTCCACGCTTCTCTCAGCCTTAGGCATATCCGGTTGCTTGAC from Vampirovibrio chlorellavorus carries:
- a CDS encoding QcrA and Rieske domain-containing protein — protein: MNRRDFLKIIVSIPVLGALALFVSPLFRYLRPSSGPLKTTSWDFKGKPTDWHGISGLVKQPDMPKAERSVEFDLSMFPTPWSYQPFTFSQQSKEYTFKHFQASKIPGFVVRLPEDKDGKPDFIVVSRICPHMGCVFNFLPDPAEAAAYNYPSAKNPMFACPCHLSVYDPLQSQEVSGQLLAGKVVSGPAPRPPRHFQYDMQGSKLVITALEAGGIA
- a CDS encoding cytochrome b N-terminal domain-containing protein produces the protein MVATNTFDPRQLPAQAYNWVMERVQKIDLFDETKVDLQSESPWYQLGGLYYLCWVLVLISGVILVSLYLPTTAQAYNSVDLLSHNALGSILRGMHKYSGDAMIIAATLRVYRMWFTAEYKNKGELTFILGILLLVIAMYSGLSGYLLIWNQRAFWATKVFATFPTYLDITPANWAWPWDFANYKNSWLIPNMIGAVTQLVGNITHQGFSTSQILMGGSSIGQATMTRFYSLHFALSLILLVVSEIYFYKNRLKRINLKKPLVILVIAMLVFTAIIFPAESGTRANPEVTPLPILSDWYFLALYQLLKYMDPYWATIWTLGIPFVTIGLTFLDFGPERNWLKRPLFTTIGIMAAIEFVVFSMLIIANMANIETDPPYWFAHLIGMITIGQFWHWAMYKQRLPMTVWVLFNLVTSTFYLIFWHLVVENTKLAGAFGGHSLEAWFAMMFQGASVTINFSNLYWSLLWFGFAVVQMLVAGFLFWIDRAQREARLGALQPEGVRA
- a CDS encoding hydrogenase iron-sulfur subunit — encoded protein: MTTENPKLIGLVCERSVDFKGHLDDEGNMLDHPSVKIIRVPCSGQIQPVMLETALKNGANGTFALGCRMGDCHYREGNKFCRDRLIGKRMPKLKPSVDKRRVQGYWLSAVEYDKLSELVGQFVEDCKSLPAPEVKSTAKAAK
- the rpsP gene encoding 30S ribosomal protein S16: MVKIRLKRQGRKHRPFYRIVVTDIRNRRDGAPLSELGYYNPISKELKLDKQAAMDWIRKGAQPSDTAKKLIEKADDNGNLIKLEVVKRDKLSKKAAEKAKAAAAE
- a CDS encoding cytochrome b N-terminal domain-containing protein, with amino-acid sequence MYTEPLQNATLWLERGLNKLFSQKYNPFYYHGALPNFFIWALFISGLLLFAYYQPTLATAYASVRYITYELPFGNLFRSIHRYASDGMMIFVILHMFRVWFTDRYREYRIVPWVTGVVLLIITFIVGLSGYLLIWDQEAVTLANMTFNLVGKTPFVGAALAEALMAGKMITDYTLTRMMFLHLGIPLFMMFMLWLHYLRITRPVSEPPLALVVMLSGVLFLFSAAFPVELGVLTNMSDPAAAPLLTAVSPNVYFDLLYAWPQYLAAHNVAPLLVVLLVIAVPVGLLILPYLQKKALRDQFAVVTRENCTGCSLCYNDCPYEAIEMVDRGNDGTRFKRLAVVDPGRCANCGLCVGACAFKAIEIPRRDTNNVLAEIEAALTVS